The Archocentrus centrarchus isolate MPI-CPG fArcCen1 chromosome 13, fArcCen1, whole genome shotgun sequence genomic interval ATCGTCAAACACCAAAAGTCATACTGCGTGTTTTTGTGTGAGAGGAGCAAAACACGATGACCTACGCCACTCATGTCCTCATGATCACAGTATGGTGAGAATAACCTGGGCTTGCTCCCGTGTGGACGTGctgttctgtctctctttcaggTATGTTGGGGACATGCTGGCCTGGCTGCACCAAGCCACTGCCTCAGAGAAGGAGCATCTAGAAGCTCTGCTGAAACAAGTCAGCCTGCAAGGTAATGATAAATTACACAATGTACATGTACAGTGGTACTGCCGTCATTCGGTTCAGGTTTCTGTCTGTGGTTATTTGGTCCCAACAGGGAATAATTTgaaatgggggggaaaaaaacctgcATATTTATTAGTTCAGTGATTTACACACTATGATCTCagattttaaagtttttgtgtgttaggtgtggaggagaacatgcaggAAGTGGTTGGACACATCACAGAGGGCGTCTGCAGGCCACTAAAAGTGAGCGATCGCTTCAGCGTTTGACAAACTTCCGGACGGATGTTTGTCGATCGATGCTTTGCTGATTTTTCCCGCCGTTTCTCTTCCTCAGGTTCGGATAGAACAGGTCATTGTAGCAGAGCCGGGCGCCGTCCTGCTTTACAAGCTGTCCAACCTGCTCAAGTTCTACCACCACACCATCAGGTTGGGTCTAaactcagcagcagcttcagatCTGAAAGGAAAGGTTTAAAAATTAATCAGCAACAAAAACCTGACAAACATCATTttccataattaattaatcagtgAAGTCGTGCAGAACAAAGAGTGCTGTGGCTTCTTTTGACCAGTTTTTGCAAATGGTGTTATTAGTCTGTTTTCTATTTGATTTAATTCATACTTTAAGATTATGAGATTTGTGATCATGCGAACAAATCCTGAATGCGGCTCTTTGTTATCTCCCTATTTGGTCTTTGTGCAGCTCTATCATCGGGACCAGCGTGGCCTCGTTGCTCATCACTATTGAGGAAATGCACTCCCTCAGCAAAAAGATGTTCTTCAACAGTCTGAGCCTTCATGCAAGCAGACTCATGGACAAGGTAGCATGAGAGTAGATGATGTTTTTAGAAACAATGAATccacagtgttttcttttgcaCAGATCTGTGaaagtgactgttttttttttgttttttttgcataatgCAGAATAGGCTGTCACCACATTGTTTGTCCAGCAGAGTGCACTCTGACTTAATTATTTGCCACATcctggctccatagtgtagtggtttacacattggCTTCACAAGTGAAAGGTCCCTGGTTTGATTCTGGGAGGCGatacaaatccctttggggttggcATAAAAATCTGCTAAATCAAAACATGCAGAGCTGCCCACTGTGGCGCCCCCTTGTGAACAAAGGAGCAGCAAAAAGTAGCTTTCTTTAAACTGCGTTGTGTCCGCAGCACATGCAGCAGAGCACACAGTGACGCACAGTCTTTCAGGGTTGCTGTTAACTATATTGCGCTAGAAAATTCATGAACTGTGATCCTATCATTTTCCCTTTTTATTGTAGCTTTAACTTACAGTTTGTATACAGTGTAACTATAATGAATATCTGCagtatttatttccttttactCGGCCTCTAAAAACATCTTAAGAGATAAAGGAAGGAGGCTTGTTTTGAAGTGGAGACGGCGCTCAGTGTTCTttcataaaaatgcttaaatgaCAGTGTAGTGAAGTTTAGTGTTGCGCCATGTGGACACACATTGTACATTTCAGCTCTACATCTGAACCCTCAAAGACAACAAGGCTATTTCTGAACCACTTATGCTCGTAAACAATTTCGGCCTGCTGGCCGCAGCATCAAAATGGCGCTAGCTGCCAAGAAACACCAGACTTGTCACCATTTAGTCAAATTGGCGTCCAAATATACCTCAGCACGAGCAGCAGCTCTTCCACATTACATGCTGGCTGTGTCCCGATCGATAGCAGTTACAAGAATTATCGCTGGAGCTTGCTGTTAATCAAATTGGAAGCCCTCAGGGTTTTGGTGTCAATTCCAGCTAATGCCAGGAACACAGCTTTCTCATAATTTGCTCTATTAGTTGGACAAAGGTGGCCATGCTCAGTTCTACATTGTGTGTCCAGAGGCCAATAAAATCTAAACcctcttcattaaaaaaagggaaaaaaaaaaaactcaagtgaGGATCAGTGTGATATCAGGCAGTAGCTGCGTAGTTGGTTGTTATGCTGCTTATCCAGAACGTTCATTGTTTTGATAATGTTATGAGGACACCGCGCCTGTGTCACAACCTGCACACAAACTAACCTTTGAGTGTAATTCTGCTTGTTTTTCAACCTCCCTTTAACCTCGTCTCATGGCCCTGTCTGCCGGGCGCAGGTGGAGCTGCCACCTGCAGACCTGGGACCTACAGCCTCCCTCACTCAGACCCTCTCACTCCTCAGGGAGGTGCTGGCCTCCCACGACTCCTCTGTAGTTCCTCTGAATGCCCGCCAGGCCGACTTTGCTCAGGTAAACGCACTGTTTCTGCATAAGattcatattgattatactagattataatatttttattttcattttagagagtttgattttctgttacatggcactgaacaggagtggccctccaatctcattgtacatcctgtataatgacaataaaggcattctattctattctataagaAACATGTATTCACTAAACTGACCTCGCTCTAAGGCTTTGTCTTACTTTGTCTCTCCCAGGTTCTGTCCTGCATATTGGACCCCCTCCTGCAGCTGTGTACCGTGTCGGCCAGTAACCTCGGCACGGCCGACATGGCTACGTACATGGTCAACTCACTGTATGTCATGAAGACCACGCTGGCTCTCTTTGAGTTTACTGACAAGAGGCTCGAGATGCTCGAGTTCCAGGTCTGCCCCACTTGTAACCAATTATTGAATAATTAGTGAATTAGACATTCGTTTTTCATATTAGGCATTTATATTTGATGAATAAGTAAACACCATCATTCTAATAACAATAATGGTTAAAAAGCATACCTCGACAGAACGAGATTAATCGAATGACACGTCTTTAATGCCGTCCCACATTACAGCCTCTGCGTTCATTAATAATTGTTCATTATTCTTACCCTTTTCATTACAATCCACAGAGGCCAAATCTTTCActaaaagatttaattttctgtctcCATAAAAGGGTGTGCATCATACATTGTTGTTCACGCTCAAATACTCCATCTACCGCTTTATTTTTAgcacttttttttgtaatcgAGTAGCACAAGAGCTGCTGTAGAAGTTTCATTATCAACGGAACAGCGATTCTCCATTAATCACAAGTACCATTTGTTCACAATGCAGGCTTGGGCTCGTATTTGAAGCCACACTCTCCCACATTTTTCAGATCGAGGCTCACCTGGACACTCTGATCAACGAGCAGGCGTCCTACGTGCTGACCAGAGCTGGACTGAGTTATATCTACAGCTGCGTGCAGCAGCACAATGCTGAACAGGTCTCACATGGAGCACTTAAACACACGATCACATGTACTCACTTATGAATTTATAGAActgtggacccccccccccccccccccccccctctcatcTCTCTTGTTAGACACTCtaatggcctttttttttttatttaatagtaTACAGACTATACACTGTTGCTTTGGGCAGCATTTGTAGGCTTTACTATTGCTATGGTTACCACCTGACCAGTGCCTTTGTTTGGGCATAATAGCATTTTCATCAGATTTTCAGATGAGGGAGACAGAGCTTATCGGCTTGTATTTAAGTACGGTTTCTCCAGCAGAGCACTCTGTGCAGATAGAAGCCGATGCCTTCGAGCCTTCCACCCTCTCTGTGACACATTTTGCCACTAGGCTGACTAAGACCCATAGTTGTGGTTTAGCATGCGAGCCTTGACTGTGGGTCGTGTCAGGACACACCACACCCTGCTGCCGCAGCTCAGCACAGAGGTCAATCACAAACTGAGATCTTCTGCAGACTGTTTCTCTCCCCTGGGTGGCCTgtcggggttttttttttttttgtgtgtgcgtgtgcgtggtTGACTTTTTGAAAAGATTAAGTCGAGTCCTCTGCACTTGACGACATCCCAGCTGTTTAACACCTTTCAGGCTTACTGCTAGTATCTATGTAATATTAtatgctgggtttttttgtgatgcattaaatgtcagaaacaaaaaaacagtgattTGAATGAGGTTTTTCACAGGGCTGCTTGTAGCTAGCAGATGACTTTGTAGGCTCACAGTATGTCTGTTAATGTATCCACATCCCTATAAAACTACTCTTCTGCTTTGAACCTTGCACTGCTTTCTATTTGCTGGTTTTAATGTTGGCAATTTAGGCGTTTAAGCTTGACTTAATGTTACCATTCTGGATAATCAGTGGCAGCTAATTGCCTCAGAGGTATCTGCTGTTGtgtacacacacagtcagacatCTATTTACTCAGTGTAGTTAACGCCAGGATTTAGGAAGggcatttctctttttcactaATCGAAGCACGCATTTCTGATTTCAGTCATTGTAAAAAGATGAACTTCACTGACGGgtattttttttgccattcGGTCTCTCTGAGGTCAGTTAGAGGTCAGTTGCTGACTTAAATCATCTCTCTTTGCAGATTTCAGTTTGTAAATCATCTTAAATGCATATAATTAAATCAGGAATAGCTACAACAAACCCGGTTAGGCCTTTAAAAAGCACAAGAAAGGAAGTGCCATGCACTGATgcatatttacatttacatttgctGAGATAAAGCTGACATTTTATCATGACATAGCACTTAGATCATATCGTGGAGCCCGAGTGTAAATCATCCCTCTGGCCGACTGTGCAGGGGTCAGCTCAGCCGTGCACAGTTACCTTTTTATAAACCTTTAAAAGTTTTGGCCTGAAGAGCAGGTTTCAGCTGCTGCTCGAGTCCACAAAGAAACCTCTCAGTAACATGAATAAATGGAGGCCCTCCACCACCTCACCTTTGATCACTTCTTAACATTGTTGCCGCTCGAGCGCTGAGACCTGGAGGCGGATTCTGACCCGATGATTGCTTTTCTCGTCTCAGGGTCCCCTGTCCCTCCTCCCCACCATGGACAGCTCTTCTGTGAAAGCAGCAATGGTGAGTTATGCGACATGCATTGATAAAGCTAAAGCCCCCGCAGATACCCGATTGATGATAACCCTCCGTTATCTGTTGCACACAAACAGGTCCAGTTCGATCGGTACTTGTCGTCCCCGGACACACTTGTGATGCCGCAGCTCAACTTCCTGCTAAGTGCAGCCATTAAGTGAGTTTCTGTCCCTAATGCTGATAGTAGCGTtctctgttcacacacagagaacagcaTACATGCAGTATTCAGGCCTCAAATTAAATGTTTACCCAAATCACCTGGTGTAATAACAGAGTGGAGAGCATGTTCCGAGTGAGCAAAAATAGAACGGGAGCATCGACCTAATAATGTTGAACATTCATTACTTACTCAGATGTAATACGATCATTACTGCATTCTAAACAAAACACTCAACTAAATGCACAGAGTTTGGATACTAAATTGCTGAagccaccaacacattgagagcACAGTGGGCAGGACTGGCTGTATTTGTCTTACTGATCAGAAAAAGCACATGCTTTTAGCTCAATGCAGCTGCTACATTGGAGGGCTCTTTCTATGAGTTACGCTTACTGGGAAGTGCAGCAGGCTTGAGGAGCACTCTGTACCTCAGGTTAATGTTCTCTATTAATGGACATGGAGGACTGATGGGCAGGACGCCATTAATTAGCTTCTGGTCCATTTCTCACCCTCACTCGTTCCCTGAAATCATCCCTCCTCTTtatctttctccctctctcccactGTCTCTCACGTCCGCTCCTCTGCTCAcctaaacacataaaaacacctgCCTGCACTCTGAAAAATGCATCTGGAGCCCACAAATAATGGGAATGTGATTTTAGACTCCTTTcacttcactttattttttttttcttagtgcaCTTGGTTTGGAGCGTTGCGGCGTTACACTCAGCACTGTGCCACCTCATTCTCTGCGGGCCAATTAAAAATATGGATCCTCAAGAGCGTGAGTGGGATACAACCAAGGTGCTCCCGCTGTGCCCCTCAGTCCTCTCACCAGGCTTTTCAGTCCAGTAGTTCCAGCCTACATTTGTACTGCACTGCAAATAAAACAGTCACTTAATGTTCCTCATACGACACTGAAATTAATCCTGCCTGCACATAAACAAGCAAGAGTTACAAGTAAAATATCCAAGTGTAATTTGCTTaacaaaatatatgaaaatggtGTCTTTCACAATATCATAGAACCCCCAATATAATAACAAATAGTGCAAAATCCAAGTTATTGACTCGATTGCCAAAATAATtagcccctttttttttttttttctccagttgGCTCAATCTTACAGCTCCAAAGGAAAGCAGCAGAATTATAGATGAATAGCGGCGCCATATCTTAATTGCATAATTATGACGTCTGCAGAGTTGGGGCAGAAATCAGAGAAAGAGATTAAAAGTCTTTCATGTGAGGGGTATTTTCTTTGCCAGTATGTGCTGTTGTGGCAGTCACCTGATTCTTGTGCCTTGATGCTGTAATATGCAGCCATAGATGGCAGTGTGCACCACACACTGTCACGCTCGGTTTTGGTACAGCAGAGGCACACAACGCTCATATGCAAAAACACGTCTCGTTCAAGGCTgactttttctttcagctcttGATCGGCGATTAATTACAGCGTGCCTCGCCTGATTAAGAAAAGCTTAAAAAGCCCATTTGACACTGCTGCTAAGTTCTCATgaggtttttctgtttgtgcagGGAGCAGATTTTCCGTCAGTCGACAGAGTTGGTTTGCAGAGCCTACGGGGAGGTTTACACAGCTCTGACCAGCCCGGCTAATGCCTACAAGGACCCAGAAAACCTGGTGCCGAGATCCCCTCAGCAGGTTCAGACCTTGCTGTCCTGAGAGACACTTTTGTGCCACTTTGTTGATGTCAAACACGCCAGGCAGAGCACGGACCCACCAAAGGTCGGCCTGCGGGATA includes:
- the cog6 gene encoding conserved oligomeric Golgi complex subunit 6 isoform X3 — protein: MKAVFHTFLFARQRLEVRAQVAEAFLTKFQLTNEEMATLRGARDAPVTEDFFKALNRVKHIHEDVKILLRTNQQTAGLEIMEQMAVLQETSYEQLYRWAQNECRGLTQETCDISPVLTQAMEALQERPVLYKYTLDEFGTARRCAVVRGFIDALTRGGPGGTPRPIEMHSHDPLRYVGDMLAWLHQATASEKEHLEALLKQVSLQGVEENMQEVVGHITEGVCRPLKVRIEQVIVAEPGAVLLYKLSNLLKFYHHTISSIIGTSVASLLITIEEMHSLSKKMFFNSLSLHASRLMDKVELPPADLGPTASLTQTLSLLREVLASHDSSVVPLNARQADFAQVLSCILDPLLQLCTVSASNLGTADMATYMVNSLYVMKTTLALFEFTDKRLEMLEFQIEAHLDTLINEQASYVLTRAGLSYIYSCVQQHNAEQGPLSLLPTMDSSSVKAAMVQFDRYLSSPDTLVMPQLNFLLSAAIKEQIFRQSTELVCRAYGEVYTALTSPANAYKDPENLVPRSPQQVQTLLS
- the cog6 gene encoding conserved oligomeric Golgi complex subunit 6 isoform X1, encoding MADTKVEISADSSTAAQNSNAASQPNNPLSRKLNKILETRLDNDKEMLEALKALSVFFTENSLRTRRNLRGDIERRSLAINEEFARIFKEVKEELESVHEDVQDMSACCEEMTNRLKAAKEQTQDLIVKTNKLRGENQRLEVRAQVAEAFLTKFQLTNEEMATLRGARDAPVTEDFFKALNRVKHIHEDVKILLRTNQQTAGLEIMEQMAVLQETSYEQLYRWAQNECRGLTQETCDISPVLTQAMEALQERPVLYKYTLDEFGTARRCAVVRGFIDALTRGGPGGTPRPIEMHSHDPLRYVGDMLAWLHQATASEKEHLEALLKQVSLQGVEENMQEVVGHITEGVCRPLKVRIEQVIVAEPGAVLLYKLSNLLKFYHHTISSIIGTSVASLLITIEEMHSLSKKMFFNSLSLHASRLMDKVELPPADLGPTASLTQTLSLLREVLASHDSSVVPLNARQADFAQVLSCILDPLLQLCTVSASNLGTADMATYMVNSLYVMKTTLALFEFTDKRLEMLEFQIEAHLDTLINEQASYVLTRAGLSYIYSCVQQHNAEQGPLSLLPTMDSSSVKAAMVQFDRYLSSPDTLVMPQLNFLLSAAIKEQIFRQSTELVCRAYGEVYTALTSPANAYKDPENLVPRSPQQVQTLLS